The genomic DNA CAGGGATTGATAACCGAAGAAATGAAATATGTGGCATTACGCGAAGGAATGGATCCTGAATTCGTAAGAAGTGAGATTGCCAGAGGAAGAGCGATCATTCCTTCCAACAAAAATCATCCGGAATTAGAGCCGATGATCATAGGTAAAAACTTCTTGGTGAAAATAAACGCAAACATCGGTAACTCTGCTCTTTCTTCTTCCATTGAAGAAGAAGTAGAAAAACTCCGTTGGTCCATCAAATGGGGAGCAGATACAGTGATGGATCTCTCTACTGGAAAAAATATTCATGAGACAAGAGAATGGATCATTCGCAATTCTCCTGTTCCGATCGGAACTGTTCCGATCTACCAAGCTTTGGAAAAAGTAAAAGGTAAAGCGGAGAATTTAAATCTTTCCGTATTTTTAGAAACCTTGGAAGAGCAGGCCGAACAAGGTGTGGATTATTTTACGATCCACTCGGGAGTTCTTCTCAGATATATTCCTCTCACTTCTAAAAGAGTGACCGGTATTGTTTCCAGAGGTGGTTCTATCATCGCAAAATGGTGTTTAGCACATCATCAGGAAAATTTCCTGTACACAGGCTTTGAAGAGATCTGCAAAGTAATGAAAAAATACGGAGTATCCTTTTCCTTGGGAGACGGTTTACGTCCAGGAAGTATTGCAGATGCAAACGACGAGGCACAATTCTCGGAGTTAAGGACTTTGGGAGAACTCACTCAGATTGCTTGGAAAGAAGATATTCAAGTAATGATAGAAGGTCCAGGCCATGTTCCATTGGATAAGATTAAGGAGAATGTGGACTTGCAGATGGAAATTTGTAAGGAAGCTCCATTTTATACACTAGGGCCTCTAGTGAGCGATATCGCACCTGGTTATGATCATATTACTTCTGCGATTGGTGCCGCTATGATAGGTTGGCATGGAACTGCGATGCTTTGTTATGTAACCCCTAAAGAACATTTGGGACTTCCTGATAAAGAAGATGTAAAACAAGGAGTGATCGCATATAAGATTGCTGCTCATGCGGCCGATCTTGCAAAAGGACATCCCGGTGCTAAG from Leptospira hartskeerlii includes the following:
- the thiC gene encoding phosphomethylpyrimidine synthase ThiC, encoding MESNQTTTPFEIPRKEIRLSNGSVYSAYTTEGPWKDGWNPSDWKAGIPKLRQEWVRKRDSGPSPVQNHSQMYFAKQGLITEEMKYVALREGMDPEFVRSEIARGRAIIPSNKNHPELEPMIIGKNFLVKINANIGNSALSSSIEEEVEKLRWSIKWGADTVMDLSTGKNIHETREWIIRNSPVPIGTVPIYQALEKVKGKAENLNLSVFLETLEEQAEQGVDYFTIHSGVLLRYIPLTSKRVTGIVSRGGSIIAKWCLAHHQENFLYTGFEEICKVMKKYGVSFSLGDGLRPGSIADANDEAQFSELRTLGELTQIAWKEDIQVMIEGPGHVPLDKIKENVDLQMEICKEAPFYTLGPLVSDIAPGYDHITSAIGAAMIGWHGTAMLCYVTPKEHLGLPDKEDVKQGVIAYKIAAHAADLAKGHPGAKERDDLLSKARFEFRWDDQFALSLDPDTAQSFHDETLPQDRMKTAHFCSMCGPHFCSMNLTQELRKYAEEKGLSDEKAMEEGFKEKSEEFLNKGGTVYVSSE